The DNA segment TCTGAAGTTGATTTACTCACTAGCATTGGCGAGTCAGAAGAATATATGCGGTTGTATCAATCCTTTCCAGAGATGAAAGCGCACCTTGAATCCCAGTATTTACAAGCTCGCGAAAACAGCTCAAAACTACTTGGTCAAATCAAAGCGATTAAATCTGTTCTCGCTCATCAACGAAAGTAACCTAATGCATCTAAGACAATGGCAATCAGAGTGCGTCAATCACGCTCTAGAGCACTTTAGTGCCAAACAGAAACACTTCCTTTGTTTGGCTACTCCAGGCGCTGGTAAGACGATTATGGCTTCAGAAGTCGCTTTTCATTTACTTGAGCAAGACCTTATCGATTTTGTGCTTTGCTTTTCACCTTCGATAAATATATCGCAGGGTATTAAGCAAACTTTCTCGACACGGCTGGAATGTCGTTTCGATGGTGTCATAGGTGCCGTTGGTTGCTCTTATACGTATCAAAGCATGCTGTCTTTCAAAGCGGATTTCTGGCAACTGTTAAAACAAAATCGGGTACTCGTGATATTTGATGAGATCCACCATTGCTCAGGCAGTTCTCTTGAAGATGCCAACGCCTGGGGGGAAGAGATCCTACTGAATATTCAAAGCCAAGCCGAATACACTTTAGCGTTAACGGGCACTCCGTGGCGCTCAGATCAAGCACCGATAGCTTTATCTCGTTATACAGACCCAGACAATCAAATACAGTGTGATTATATCTACGGTTTAAGGGAAGCCGTTGCAGACGGTGTATGCCGAAGCCCAAAGATTGTATTAATCGATAATGAAAGAATTTCGGTAACTGACGAAGAAAATGAAACTAAGACGTTTAATTGCCTAGACGCTCTATTCAAAGGTTCATTGGTTTCTTACCAATCGATCATCAAAAATGATGTAGCCATTCGGCATGCCTTAACGCTGGCGACTAGCAAGCTCGACGACATTAGACTGCATAACCCTAATGCTGCTGGACTTGTCGTTGCATCATCGATAGAGCATGCTACATACATTCTGAATATGCTCAGAAATGAATATGGGGAAACTGCCGAAATAGTTACCTATAAAGAAGAGCTGCCTTCACTTAAAATCAATGAGTTTAGGAACAGTACAACAAACTGGATTGTCAGTGTTGGCATGATAAGCGAAGGTACTGACATCCCGCGTTTGCAGGTGTGTTGCCACCTAAGCAGAGTTAAAACCGAACTCTATTTTAGGCAAGTACTCGGTAGAATTTTACGGACAAATAAAAGCAAAAACCAAGAAGCTTGGCTATACACTTTTGCAGCACCAAAGCTTGTTGAGTTTGCAAATCGCATCGCTGAAGAGATTCCAGATGTGCCAATTATATTCAGGGAATCTGAAACGGTTACGGTCTCCGTTAAGCAGGGGGAAAGCAAAATAGTAAGAACTAGTTTTCTATCTCAAAATGAACATAAAGTTAGGTTTAGTACACCACACATAAATCAATCACACTTCCCCATTTTAGCACCACCTAACAATCAAAATCTCACTTGGGTAAACTCGCCATCTTTTGAGATTTTAGGTGGTTTTAGAGAAAAGGTGGTATCCACTTTCAACTCACCTTTTTGATGCAGAAACCTTATTTATGGTGCCACCATTTTTAATGGCAGCTTGAGTTATATGTTAAGCCTGCCAGAGTTTTACCTTTGACACGGAGAAAACTAGCCCGCCTAATTGAGGAACGGTTCGACTGGCACAACTACGCCAAACTTTTCCAATTTTAAGAATTTTGACCCCAAAACCTCCGCAGGAATTTTGCGCTGAAGTAAACCAAAGAAGTTCTCATCATGCGTTGAAATAATGACTTGTTTATCAAACTGGAGACTGATACTGCGCAAGAGGTCAATAGTCGAGAGTATGTTAATAGAATCCATTGATTGGATTGGATCGTCAATCAGAATAACATCAATAGGTTTATCTTCATCATCTCTCGCATGAAGTGCACTTGCTAAAAATACACTCAAACTAAGAATATTTATTTGAGCAGTACTGAAAAAGAGGATCGGTGATATCAGTTCTCCATCCCCATCACTAACCACGATATTTAAGCTAGGCTCACCTGAATCAAAGTCAGGTTTGAACTCCACTTTTTTAAAGGCTGGGTGTGGATCTATTTTCCTGTAAATTGAATTAATAAGATCTTCATAGAAGAAATTATTAATGAGTGTTTTTAGGTACCCCACGACTACTTCTTTTTCCGCAGCTAAAGTCTCATAGACCTGACTACGTTGTTCTAGCTGACGCTCTACGTCTGTCAACTCTTCCTGTAGAGAGATACGTCTAATGTAAGGCTTGAACGAAGCCAATAGCTCCGAGAGCAACTTAATTTTGCTCGACAATATATTAAGCTCTTCAGAACGACGCTGGCGTTCTTCAATCGCCCCTGTTATGAACTCTTTGACTTTTTCCAGTGTATCTTCAGAGCGAACCAAAATAATATGGGATAAGCTCCCATAAAAAGCGTTAACTGCCGATTGAGAATGGGCAAGCCTTAATTCTAAAGCCTCCTTCTGCTGTTTCAACTGAGGGAAATTTATCCATGTGCCGCCCACCTGCATTTCCTGTTGCAAAGCATTGCACTGGCTAGTTAAAGATTCAACTTCAACTTTATATTTGAGGACTTCCGTATCAAGCTCTTTTCTCTTAATTTCGCAATGTTTTTGAAGGCTAGAAGCAACGATAGCATTTTCATTAAGGTATGCCTGCACTGTCACATAGGCATGCTCACTACCTTTTCTCTCCACCTCAGAAATTAATGATTGCAATTCGAGGTCTTTAGCTTTGAACGACTTAGTGAACAACGTAATTTGAGTTGTGGCAGAGGTCTTTTGTTCAAGTAGATTTGACCGTTTTATTAAAAGTTCTTTCAACTCAGCTTCAACACGTGAAACTAGCTCAACATGTGAAAGTCCCCAAACTGATTTTTCCAGCTCTACGACTCTGTTCTCTATGCTCTT comes from the Shewanella halifaxensis HAW-EB4 genome and includes:
- a CDS encoding DEAD/DEAH box helicase, producing the protein MHLRQWQSECVNHALEHFSAKQKHFLCLATPGAGKTIMASEVAFHLLEQDLIDFVLCFSPSINISQGIKQTFSTRLECRFDGVIGAVGCSYTYQSMLSFKADFWQLLKQNRVLVIFDEIHHCSGSSLEDANAWGEEILLNIQSQAEYTLALTGTPWRSDQAPIALSRYTDPDNQIQCDYIYGLREAVADGVCRSPKIVLIDNERISVTDEENETKTFNCLDALFKGSLVSYQSIIKNDVAIRHALTLATSKLDDIRLHNPNAAGLVVASSIEHATYILNMLRNEYGETAEIVTYKEELPSLKINEFRNSTTNWIVSVGMISEGTDIPRLQVCCHLSRVKTELYFRQVLGRILRTNKSKNQEAWLYTFAAPKLVEFANRIAEEIPDVPIIFRESETVTVSVKQGESKIVRTSFLSQNEHKVRFSTPHINQSHFPILAPPNNQNLTWVNSPSFEILGGFREKVVSTFNSPF